One Mycolicibacterium crocinum DNA window includes the following coding sequences:
- a CDS encoding RNA polymerase-binding protein RbpA — translation MADRVLRGSRLGAVSYETDRNHDLAPRQIARYRTENGEEFEVPFADDAEIPGTWPCKNGLEGTLIDGDLPEPKKVKPPRTHWDMLLERRSIEELEELLKERMDLIKSKRRGS, via the coding sequence ATGGCTGATCGTGTTTTGAGAGGTAGCCGCCTCGGAGCCGTGAGCTACGAGACGGACCGCAACCACGACCTGGCGCCGCGTCAGATTGCGCGGTACCGCACCGAGAACGGCGAGGAATTCGAGGTTCCGTTCGCCGATGACGCCGAGATCCCCGGCACCTGGCCCTGCAAGAACGGCCTGGAAGGCACCCTGATCGACGGCGACCTGCCGGAACCGAAGAAGGTGAAGCCGCCGCGCACCCACTGGGACATGCTGCTGGAGCGCCGCTCGATCGAGGAGCTCGAGGAGCTGCTCAAGGAGCGCATGGACCTCATCAAGTCCAAGCGTCGCGGCAGCTGA
- a CDS encoding polyprenol monophosphomannose synthase yields MTDRGNTGAERPSQRTLVIIPTFNELENLPLIVGRVHKACPEVHVLIVDDGSPDGTGELADELSLADTDRVHVMHRNAKDGLGAAYLAGFAWGLSRQYNVLVEMDADGSHAPEQLYRLLDAIDNGADLAIGSRYVQGGTVRNWPYRRLVLSKTANTYSRVLLGVGIHDITAGYRAYRREVLEKIDLSAVDSKGYCFQIDLTWRTINAGFTVTEVPITFRERELGVSKMSGSNIREAMVKVAQWGIGGRIDRARGVVR; encoded by the coding sequence ATGACCGACCGGGGCAATACGGGCGCCGAGCGCCCCAGCCAGCGCACCCTGGTGATCATTCCGACGTTCAACGAGTTGGAGAACCTGCCGCTGATCGTGGGCCGGGTACACAAGGCCTGTCCCGAGGTGCACGTGCTGATCGTCGATGACGGCAGCCCCGACGGCACCGGTGAGCTTGCCGACGAACTGTCGCTGGCCGACACCGACCGCGTTCACGTGATGCACCGCAACGCCAAGGACGGCCTTGGCGCCGCGTACCTGGCGGGCTTCGCCTGGGGGCTGAGCCGCCAGTACAACGTGCTCGTCGAAATGGACGCCGACGGCAGCCACGCGCCCGAGCAGCTCTACCGGCTGCTGGACGCGATCGACAACGGCGCGGATCTGGCGATCGGCTCCCGCTACGTCCAGGGCGGCACCGTCCGCAACTGGCCCTACCGGCGGCTGGTGCTGTCGAAGACCGCCAACACGTATTCGCGCGTGCTGCTCGGTGTCGGTATCCATGACATCACCGCGGGCTACCGCGCGTACCGGCGCGAGGTGCTGGAGAAGATCGACCTGTCGGCGGTCGACTCCAAGGGCTACTGCTTCCAGATCGATCTGACCTGGCGCACGATCAACGCCGGTTTCACCGTCACCGAGGTGCCGATCACGTTCCGCGAGCGCGAACTCGGGGTGTCGAAGATGAGCGGCTCGAACATTCGCGAAGCGATGGTCAAGGTCGCCCAGTGGGGCATCGGCGGGCGCATCGATCGCGCCCGCGGCGTCGTCCGCTAG
- a CDS encoding RecQ family ATP-dependent DNA helicase: MSRRTELQRVANDMFGWPELRPAQLEAMEAVLAGRDVLAVMATGSGKSAIYQVPAVLIDGATLVVSPLIALQRDQISGLASTEAPEAVAINSQLGSHDIARNWQAVREHAAEYVFLAPEQLTNDDVLTALAQMDISLVVVDEAHCVSAWGHDFRPSYLRIADSIERFGGPPIVALTATASPVVRREIVEHLRLRDPLVIASGFDRPNIALEVSHYVADDDKRDAVLARMLAVERPALLYTATRKDTETYAAQLNSSGVTARAYHAGLSRAQRDEVHQLFRADNGVDVVVATSAFGMGIDKADVRTVVHASIPDSMDTYYQQIGRAGRDGKPATAALFYRPEDLGLARFFTTNRPDEELLAGVYADLDRRAPKRWSDLRTRLGVRGPRVTNALNLLEEAELVCSTRDGFTRNSSVGVEEAVHRAVEIVERNERIDRTRVEMMRGYAETRECRRQFLLGYFGEPLPEPCGNCDNCASGVVDDEPPATDRWAVQTPVEHREWGSGVVMGAEDDRITVLFDEFGYRTLLLASIEHSGVLTRGDGRTVGGF, from the coding sequence ATGAGTCGGCGGACGGAACTGCAGCGGGTTGCCAACGACATGTTCGGGTGGCCGGAGTTGCGGCCCGCTCAACTCGAGGCGATGGAGGCGGTGCTCGCCGGGCGCGACGTGCTGGCGGTGATGGCGACCGGCTCCGGCAAGTCGGCTATCTACCAGGTGCCCGCCGTGCTGATCGACGGCGCGACGCTCGTCGTCTCACCGCTGATCGCACTGCAACGCGACCAGATCAGCGGGCTGGCGTCCACTGAGGCCCCCGAGGCGGTGGCCATCAACTCCCAGCTGGGCAGTCATGACATCGCGCGGAATTGGCAGGCGGTTCGCGAGCACGCAGCCGAATACGTGTTTCTCGCGCCCGAACAACTCACCAACGATGACGTCCTCACCGCGTTGGCCCAGATGGACATTTCATTGGTAGTCGTCGACGAAGCGCACTGTGTCTCGGCGTGGGGTCACGACTTCCGGCCGAGCTACCTCCGGATCGCCGACAGCATCGAAAGGTTCGGCGGCCCGCCGATCGTCGCGCTGACCGCCACCGCCTCGCCGGTGGTGCGCCGCGAGATCGTCGAGCATCTGCGGTTGCGCGATCCGCTGGTGATCGCCAGCGGGTTCGACCGGCCAAACATCGCCCTCGAGGTATCCCACTACGTCGCCGACGACGACAAGCGCGATGCGGTGCTGGCCAGGATGCTGGCGGTAGAACGCCCAGCACTGCTGTACACCGCGACCCGCAAGGACACGGAAACATATGCCGCACAATTGAATTCGTCCGGCGTCACTGCTCGCGCATACCATGCCGGTCTGTCGCGTGCGCAACGCGACGAGGTCCACCAGCTGTTCCGCGCCGACAACGGTGTGGACGTGGTGGTGGCGACGTCGGCGTTCGGGATGGGCATCGACAAGGCCGACGTACGCACGGTCGTGCACGCCTCGATCCCGGACTCCATGGACACTTACTACCAGCAGATCGGGCGCGCCGGTCGCGACGGAAAACCGGCGACGGCGGCGCTGTTCTACCGCCCGGAGGATCTGGGCCTGGCCCGGTTCTTCACCACCAATCGGCCCGACGAGGAGCTGCTGGCAGGTGTCTATGCGGATCTGGATCGCCGGGCCCCGAAACGGTGGAGCGACTTGCGTACCCGGCTCGGAGTGCGGGGGCCGCGGGTGACCAATGCCCTCAACCTGCTCGAGGAGGCGGAACTGGTCTGCTCGACGCGGGATGGTTTCACCCGCAACAGCAGCGTCGGAGTCGAGGAGGCGGTGCACCGCGCTGTCGAGATCGTCGAGCGCAACGAACGCATCGACCGCACTCGCGTCGAGATGATGCGCGGATATGCCGAGACGCGGGAGTGTCGTCGCCAGTTCCTGCTTGGCTATTTCGGGGAGCCGCTGCCCGAGCCGTGCGGCAATTGCGACAACTGTGCGTCCGGCGTCGTCGACGACGAGCCGCCCGCCACGGACCGCTGGGCGGTGCAGACGCCGGTCGAGCATCGGGAGTGGGGGTCCGGGGTGGTGATGGGCGCCGAGGACGACCGGATCACCGTCCTGTTCGACGAATTCGGCTATCGCACACTGCTGCTGGCGTCCATCGAGCATTCCGGGGTGTTGACCCGCGGTGACGGCCGGACGGTCGGTGGTTTCTAG
- a CDS encoding ArsR/SmtB family transcription factor — protein MNADRQLAEDHALLVVEVFRMLADATRVQLLWALIDGELSVNDLAECVGKPAPSVSQHLAKLRMARLVRTRREGTQVFYRLENDHVRQLVADAVYNAEHAAGGTPAHHRSVRELPSRESAS, from the coding sequence ATGAATGCAGATAGACAGCTTGCTGAGGACCACGCGCTTCTGGTCGTTGAGGTCTTTCGCATGCTGGCCGACGCCACCCGCGTGCAACTGCTGTGGGCATTGATCGACGGCGAGCTCAGCGTCAACGATCTCGCCGAATGTGTCGGCAAGCCGGCTCCCTCGGTGTCGCAGCACCTCGCCAAGCTCCGCATGGCCCGCCTCGTCCGGACCCGCCGGGAAGGCACCCAGGTGTTCTACCGCCTGGAGAACGACCATGTGCGTCAACTCGTCGCAGACGCGGTCTACAACGCCGAGCACGCCGCAGGCGGCACACCCGCCCACCATCGCAGCGTCCGAGAACTGCCGAGCCGGGAGAGCGCGTCATGA